A stretch of DNA from Salmo trutta chromosome 12, fSalTru1.1, whole genome shotgun sequence:
CCTCTGCTCTGGGTGGCTGACTGTCTGGTACATAGTGGTTATTAACTGTGTGTAgcataccagacagacagagagatctgTGGTGATGATAGTACTGTTTATCTGCTACAGCTGTTCAGTGTCAGGTAGTGTCAGTATTTAGTCACATGGTGATGGTTCTTCCCATTATTTAAAATCAGTCTAGCCTGAAACTGGTAGCCACACAACTGTAATCAAAGAATTTATCATGGTTTTGTATACTTATCTGAATTTGCCCTATTTTTCCACCATGATAATGCCAATCAACTTAGTAGGACAACACCATAAATAAGTAATTTCACTGATGGTATCTCATTCATGTGGCCACAGTTAGACTCTCATAACTTATTTTAATGTGATTTTAATGTGTGGCACCCATTGTGTTTGGGATTCTGAGATATTTTGTGTCGATCAGACTATGACATCTGTTCTGCTGTTGTCACTTCTGGGAAATTCAAATACCCTCTTCAAAATACCGTTACGTAATATCATGAATTGTCAGCATCTCTGCTAAGAAAAGGTGGTCTACGTGACTGTTAATTGTGTAAGGCCAGCAGTTTTTAAAGTGTGACCTGACCAGGGAAAAACTCTGGGTCCATCCTTGGGAGCCTTAGCCTAGTATTTCTTTGGTTTTGTCTGGTGGTCTGGAAAAACTCTaggccagggatcatcaactagattcagccgcgggccgattTCTTCTTGAGCGGTGTCGGAACATAGACTACAAATTGACTGCAAGACGCCCAagcagatataatatttgactaaaacataataatttcaaaccttgcttgcatatgatctctctattatgcgtgaaaataaatttgattcattcagcagacacttatccagagcgacttacaggagcaattagggttaagtgccttgctcaagggcacacacatcattttcacctagttggctcggggaACCCTGCTCTAGGCTCTACTCATGTGATACCATTTTCATCTGTTTGCTATGTCTCACTGAGTAAGAAAGGATTTCAAACAAGTGTCTTGCTTTACCATATAGTTTACAAAAGTTTGACCAAATAGAGTAATATTTTATATGAAAAAAGGATGTGCTTTGACAGTCCCTCATTGCGCCAGTCTCCTCCCCTTACTGCTTTTGACGACGTCATACCCTATTTAACCACTGCGCAACGCTCACGATTATCAGTTTGCAGAGGAGAGTAATGGTTACCTGCTTCAACAGTGCTTGAACGGCAACCGTCTACTCTTTCGAAGCAATTTATTTTTGATTAAATTCATCCCTTTTAAGAACCAAATTAGATCAAGCTATCCATAATACTTCGAATCACTCCGGACCAGAAAAAACACAAGGTAAGAAAATAACATCTagctaaaaataaataatttaactaacgttagctggttgGCATAATAGTTGGATGGATGATGTAACTTAACGTAGTTAGCTAGCCACTGCCGCCCAAGGCCGTACTAGTGAGGGTGGCTAGCTACGTTAGGTAAGAAGCTACGCTACCTACTGTAGCCAGTTAACGTTAACAAGCTTGCGACGATGTGAAATGCGTCTTAACGTTAGCGTAATAACGCGGAGTAATTTTACAATGCTGAAATAGCTACTGGTAACTAGCTAACAGTTGTCAATGTTATAATGGTGTTTTTCGATACCATGGTGTTTTACTTCATATGTCCTTGTTTTGCCAAATAATGGCGTCTAGCGTCCAGTATTGGCAACTATTTATTCAGTGATCGTCTCCTTGATTTGCCGTTGCGTCGTCACAGCACCAATTTCTGGCTGCGATCCCAGACGTAGCGTTTTCGCCATCTCCTACGCACACCGCGCCCTTTGTTCTTCTCTGCCTGTATGCGCGCGGTTGCTGTGACTTCTGTTTTTATTGAGCGCTTCTCGTTTGCGGCAGAATTAAGTGGGGAAAGTCGCTAAATGCTATAAACTAAACATTGTCAGTCTGAACTCGCTAAATATTAATTGTTAACACTGATGGCCTTGGTCGGTCAAGTGCAAAGATCTGTTATATTGGCAAGATGGTTGATTTTAACAATGGAAATGCATGCCTTCAGAGGCGAGATGCATCTAGCCAATCTTTCGTAGAAAATATCGATTCCCTAGTTAACAACCTAAACATTTTATATTCGCTCAAATAAACTTCACCTATCAAAATAGCAATTCAgttggacgacgctgggccaaaggTTGGTTTTGTATCAATCCTGGCCACACCGGGCAGCTCACATGTAATCAATTCGGAGTGCAGTTGCATGCAACCGTTATAAATATTGGTTTACTTTGAATATCCCTACAGGGCTAGTTGGTACCATCGATACGTTGGTGTACTATATATGGGACTGTTTCCACATTTCAATGACTTAACCTCAAACTAACTAAAATGTGGAAATGTATACACACATTGAAAGCATTTCACTAGAACTAAAAGGTGTGCAAAATGAAAATGTTGTCCCCATTTACACTGTAATTTATAGACGGTTCCGAAGTAGCCCCAGAGGTTTATCCAAAGACCAACCCAAATAATAATTAGGTTAACTCTTCCCACCTATCCAACCAATTCTTGTTTGAGTTCAGTCATAGCcactagcatttcttaatgaaccaaatctaaaGGCTATATCAGGAAGTGCAGTTGCCCATAAAGCAGACCGTCTGCTTAATCTGCGTGTACATATTTTGGGCGTCGTCAATCCTCTTGCTGCCTCTCTGGGTGCGATGTACATAGATAAGGTCTGAGTATCTAGCTAAATAGAGGAATATATTTGTTTCACTATTTAGTGGCAGCTGGATTTGCAATGACAACGACCTGCCCGTCGTGTTGAAATGcatcagttgtgttttgataGTTGCGCGCTGTGTGGCGAGGTGCACGCTTCATAAAGTCCAAATACTTGTGAGACTCATGCTCTTAGCCAACTAAAGGGCTACACTGATGCATCTCTCATAACCAAACAAACCATTTATCTATTGAATGGACTATGACCTGATGGCACCAACCTTCTGTGACGTTAGACTATGTCTGGCTCTTCAATAATTCAATCTTCACTTTGGCATCAGGGCTCTCCATGCTGTTTTAAAAGTGCCTGACTTCATTGAACCAAAGTGTACCCTCCTTTCCTCTTGACAGTTAATGCATTTCCATTTCAGAAACATGACTTCTCAGGTGAGACAGAACTTCCATCAGGACTGTGAGGCTGCCATCAACCGGCAGATCAACCTGGAGCTGTACGCTTCCTATGTCTACCTGTCCATGGTAAGAGCAAGAGACTGGAATGGAGATGAAGGGTCGGGCAAGCGCAGTCAAGGACACTAGTATGACAAATTAAATGACTGATTAGATTACAGGTACACGGAGTCATGTGATGTAAAGTTTACACCCCATGATGGTGCAGATGGGGGTGTTCAACACGCTGGCCTCTGGCATCCCATGTAATACTAGGGCTGGGTGGTAGGGCCTAAATCACCTTTGTTTTCAACCTTGTCAGTGATTCACTATTTTATTTAGCTATATCACACTCTGAATAAGCTATGTTGTAAAATTCACTGCATTTCAGAAGTCAGCAATAATCTCATGAATTCAAGCTTGTGAAATTATATCTAggctaaatatactgctcaaaaaaataaagggaacacttaaacaacacaatgtaactccaagtcaatcacacttctgtgaaatcaaactgtccacttaggaagcaacactgattgacaataaattccacatgctgttgtgcaaatggaatagacaacaggtggaaattataggcaattagcaagacacccccaataaaggagtggttctgcaggtggggaccacagaccacttctcagttcccatgcttcctggctgatgttttggtcacttttgaatgctggcggtgctttcactctagtggtagcatgagacggagtctacaacccacacaagtggctcaggtagtgcagctcatccaggatggcacatcaatgcgagctgtggcaaggtttgctgtgtctgtcagcgtattGTCCAGAGCATGgcggcgctaccaggagacaggccagtacatcaggagacatggaggaggccgtaggagggcaacaacccagcagcaggaccgctacctccgcctttgtgcaaggaggagcagtaagaggactgccagagccctgcaaaatgacctccagcaggccacaaatgtgcatgtgtctgctcaaacggtcaaacagactccatgagggtggtatgagggcccgacgtccacaggtgggggttgtgcttacagcccaacaccgtgcaggacgtttggcatttaccagagaacagcaagattggcaaattcgcccctggcgccctgtgctcttcacagatgaaagcaggttcacactgagcacgtgacagacatgacagagtcgagacgccgtggagaacgttctgctgcctgcaacatcctccagcatgaccggtttggttgtgggtcagtcatggtgtggggtggcatttctttggggggccgcacagccctccatgtgctcgccagaggtagcctgactgccattaggtaccgagatgagatcctcagaccccttgtgagaccatatgctggtgcggttggccctgggttcctcctaatgctagacctcatgtggctggagtgtgtcagcagttcctgcaagaggaaggcattgatgctatggactggcccgcccgttccccagacctgaatccaattgagcacatctgggacatcatgtctcgcttcatccaccaacgccacgttgcaccacagactgtccaggagttggcggatgctttagtccaggtctgggaggagatccctcaggagaccatccgccacctcatcaggagcatgcccagaagttgtagggaggtcatacaggcacatggaggccacacacactactgagcctcatttttgacttgttttaaggacattacatcaaagctggatcagcctgtagggtggttttccactttaattttgagtgtgactccaaatccagacctccatgggttgatcaattggatttccattgattatttttgtgtgatttttgttgtctgcacattcaactatgtaaagaaaaaataatttaataagattatttcattcattcagatctaggatgtgttattttagtgttccctttatttttttgagcagtgtataagccttccacaaccataagactcACTAATAATTTTATCAAACTAGTTTAGTGCTTTGTTGCAGTAATCACTGATAACAAGGGATGCTAGCATgtttatgcctctaactttcgATTCATTCAGCACTATCTGTTATCATGGTAGTGTAGATGTGTTTAACATTCTACTCTTATTTAGTGACTCCAGAATGATGatgcattatttaccattaatttctattggatGCAAAATAatcaaacaaacagcaaatgcatccaacaaatttgtcgtcacaagcttgatgtagtcattgagcgctaggaatatgggaccaaatacgtTAACTTTAATACAAGTTAATTTGtctcaatacttttggtcccttaaaatGGTTGGCCTATGTATAAAAAGGGCTCTACTTTCTAAATGGTTGACCTGATATGGGTGAAAATACCCTTAAATTAAAGCTGATTGTCTGCACTTGAAccccatagtcattgtatcatttcaagtgctggagtacagatccAAAACAACAGTCACTGTCCCGATACTTGTGGAGCTCATTTTATCTGCTTActgatctcagtgatcactgtaaACACACATTGATTCCACTGATAGCCAGCCACTACTTATGTCAAGATGATCATTGTGATATTGTGCTTTTGATTTGGCAAACCAAGTTAAGGTCTAGTGATCAGCTTTTTATAGTAGAACTGGAACCAGCCTGGTAGCTTTGAACTAAAGGTCTTTACTTTTCTCTCCATCTCAGGCGTATTACTTTGATCGTGATGACCAGGCCCTGCACAACTTTGCCAAGTTTTTCAAGAACCAGTCCCACGAAGAGCGTGAGCATGCTGAGAAGCTGTTGACAGTTCAGaaccagaggggagggagaatCTTCCTGCAGGACGTCAAGGTGATTGTGTGCGCTAAGTGCTTGTGTGTACGTCCATGTTTTGCCTGTTAGGCAATGCATGCTTTCAACGGGAGTTTAGTATGGGGATATGGTAGTGCCCCTCTAGGGAGGGCCAACAGGAGATTGAGGGTGTGGACCACTTATCTCTCACAGACATTTAAACCGCTGTGAGTCATTGAAACTGTCAGGGATAAATGTATGGTTGCAATGAGAACATTAAACAGCAGCCCTACTGGATCCTAGAGAAAGACTGCTTATGGAGTAAAGCAATGAGAGGTTCAGTAAACAGACCGAACTGATATTTTAAACTTGACTGATTGGCTACCTAGCTGCTTAATAACAATGTGTACTCCAGTTTGTCTGCTCTAAGCCAGTGGGTGGTGGCTTGTGTAGAAGCTCAACTGCTGCTCTAACAGCATATGTATGGCTTGTTCTAGAAACCAGAGAAGGATGAGTGGGGTAGTGGTGTGGAGGCCCTTGAGAGTGCCCTGCAGCTGGAGAAGACTGTGAACCAGTCCCTGCTGGACCTGCACAAGGTCTGCTCTGAACACAATGACCCACACGTGAGTATATGGAGACAAGAACTATACacaggcaaaataccatgttaTTTTAACTGCAAGATGTTAAGGATTTGTCTGAATATTTTAAATCTGAATCTAATCCACCCacatttcacatataattcaggATATCATAAACAGGGCCCCAAATATGAAAAACCGGTGTACTTCAGGTCTTTGCCGTGTACACTTTCGTCAGTGCCAAGTCCAGTGGGTCACATGAAGGGCTTACTATGGGGTTGTAAAAACCCTTTTCCTCCAGGTTCTAGAACACTAGAGATTATTCATCCCTGTTCTGTTTGAGGCATCACTCCACTGACTTTTGCTTAACTGTTTTTCCTTGCGCTCTCATTtgtcctttcctctctttctcagcTGTGTGACTTCATTGAGACCCACTACCTGGACGAGCAGGTGAAGTCCATAAAGGagctgggtgactgggtgaccAACCTCCGCCGCATGGGTGCCCCCCAGAACGGCATGGCCGAGTACCTGTTTGACAAACACACTTTGGGGAAGGAGAGCACATAGATAGACCCTCCATCTTCTTGCTATATCTTATAGCTGTAGTTCTGTCTTGCTTGATAGATTTGACTCATCTGTTTCTCTGTCAGGGACTGGCATCAATGAAGTTTATCCTTGAATCCTTAGTTTGCGCTAATCTTCAACCTCCAGTTCCTATAAGCCATTTCCCCAAGCCTGTGGCTGTTTTCCCCTCTTCAAATTGACTGTCTTGCCTGCTTTTGTTTTGACGGCAGTTGTCATCAAACTGAATAAAACCCTCTGGATTCTGATTTCTGCAGATGTGTCATAAGTATAAATGGTCTCATCAGTCAGACATGGTTAAACAAACACTGATCAAAACTGGTCTGACACAAAATGGATGGAATAAGGACCATTCAAGAAGTTCTAGTGGATGCTAGAGAATTGAGTGACTGTAAATTGATTAAAATGGCACTGATATATAAAATATTAGAACCTATTGCAAATTCAGCTGATCACACTGCAATAATATGAATGCATGTGCAGAGCTCCAGTGATTCAATGCTCTTAAACTTCAACACATGAGTAGCTCTGAAAGGATTTGATACTGTGTATcactgagtacaccaaacattaggaataccttcctaatattgagttactcTGTGTATATTCCAATATAttagagtttcattccaaaatgctTTATCCACCAACTTTTCATGTTTTTCATTCAAGAGTGCTTATGGATACCTTTGAGTAAAATGTTACTGTTctcaggtttccatccaacctttctATGCACATGAAGTACATGTCGGATAGAAAATGTCACGACCGTCCTGATGGAAACACCAGATTTGTCGTAAACTTTCCAACTGTTGACATAACTAAATACAAtagacaaggtgggatccttTTGTCTGTAAAATGTTATGTGAGATGGAAAAGCTTTTGTGCAAATATTGATTTAATAACCATATCGAAGTAGTCATGAGATGCAGTGTGGTCCTCCCACTCCGACTTTGGAAAGcgtacagtttattaggctacagataatGAACTTCACAGCATGGTGAAAGTGCAaagatgagcttgatgctcctttccaaaaaTATTGAGAGTCTTATTCTGGAGATGAAATTAACAAccaatgcttggctgccatttgacaattaataatcttgctcttttgtcAAGCTCATGTAGGCCAGGGATGGGAATCTGGTGGCCCATGtgtgctgcccccccccccccccccccccccccccccccccaaaaaaatgtgggggattcaatttactgttgagagaaaatagaatacacaaggtgcaattttgaaagtTGGTTCTGCATCAACGGTTTttctgtcagtcactcaattagcccatgtcagcttttccattggtaagttagtctagtggccagctatctaaacttgtaatattcatggtcgaattaccgactGGGGGACcctcattgattttgttagtcactcatattttaacatttctctacactctgtcaaaatgtgtagaaatgtTGCTTAGGACCGGCTCTGGCTTAAtttgtgggtatggatgtgggtactcAGTTCTGCGAGCCACTGCAGCTCCCCATgataaattcagattttttttgttgtggCCCCCACAATAATttaagttgcccatccctgatgtaggctatacccgcactgtatctacgagctgttggctagagtgcatgtgccaataccagagtgggcacattcgctatatTAACACAATATTTGTAACAAAACCATCAGTTGAGAATGTGATGGAAACCAATTTTACGTTTAACCGCAAAAGTTTTTTATGcacactacgtcatcacgcacagactTATACGCAAAAAGTTAATTTGGTGGAAACACGCATCTGGTTGGGAAATCCACATATTTATGTGGATttgagaatattcacatgaaaatctggtGCAAATGGGATGGAAACCTTGCTATAGATTAACATTTGAGATGTCTATTAAAAAGGTTTTGtggcaaaacgctatatatccattgtttagctggaatggaatgttcgtatCCTGTAGATTTGACAAAGATATATTACTTTATTGATACATTTGTAAAtatgcattttttaaatattgatgtcacaaacaGACATATCAGTAGACAGGAATTCTAATTATTTCTAGTTTatgtacaccagtggaggctgctgaggggcggacaactcataataatggctggaatggagtaaatggaatggtaccaaacatgtggtttccattgactccattccagccattactgtgagccgtcctcccctcagcagccttcacTGATGTACACCAaaaattaagaacaccttcctaatattgagttgcaccccctcccccctttgccctcagaacagcctcaattcgtcgggtcaCGGACtcgacaaggtgtcgaaagtgttccactgggatgctggcccatgctgactccaatgctccttcagttgtttcaagttggctggatgtcctttgggtggtggaccattcttgatacacacatggAAGTGTtaagcttgaaaaacccagcaatgttgtagttcttgacacaaaacgGTGTGCAGGGCTCatgctaccataccctgttcaatggCGCTTAAATCTTTGGTct
This window harbors:
- the LOC115203221 gene encoding ferritin, heavy subunit, yielding MTSQVRQNFHQDCEAAINRQINLELYASYVYLSMAYYFDRDDQALHNFAKFFKNQSHEEREHAEKLLTVQNQRGGRIFLQDVKKPEKDEWGSGVEALESALQLEKTVNQSLLDLHKVCSEHNDPHLCDFIETHYLDEQVKSIKELGDWVTNLRRMGAPQNGMAEYLFDKHTLGKEST